The following proteins are encoded in a genomic region of Nocardioides renjunii:
- the map gene encoding type I methionyl aminopeptidase → MPVVAPAAISPRRAVPAHIPRPEYVDRPAPQRFTGEEVKDAETIERMRIAGRLAAQARELVGAHVVPGVTTDELDRIGHEFLCDHGAYPSTLGYRGFPKSLCSSVNEVICHGIPDSRVVEDGDIVNIDITAFIDGVHGDTNATFLAGDVDEETRLLVERTREALDRAIKAVKPGRRVNIIGRVIEAYAKRFGYGVVRDFTGHGIGTSFHSGLIIPHYDDPRFDDEIRVGMTFTIEPMLNLGTPDYDMWDDGWTVVTQDGRRSAQFEHTLLVTADGAEVLTHP, encoded by the coding sequence GTGCCTGTCGTCGCCCCTGCCGCCATCTCCCCGCGCCGGGCCGTCCCGGCGCACATCCCCCGCCCGGAGTACGTCGACCGCCCGGCGCCCCAGCGCTTCACCGGCGAGGAGGTCAAGGACGCCGAGACCATCGAGCGGATGCGGATCGCCGGTCGGCTGGCCGCGCAGGCACGCGAGCTCGTCGGCGCGCACGTCGTACCCGGGGTCACCACCGACGAGCTGGACCGGATCGGGCACGAGTTCCTGTGCGACCACGGCGCCTACCCCTCGACCCTGGGCTACCGCGGCTTCCCCAAGTCGCTGTGCTCGAGCGTCAACGAGGTCATCTGCCACGGCATCCCGGACTCCCGGGTCGTCGAGGACGGCGACATCGTCAACATCGACATCACCGCGTTCATCGACGGCGTGCACGGCGACACCAACGCCACCTTCCTGGCCGGCGACGTCGACGAGGAGACGCGCCTGCTCGTCGAGCGCACCCGCGAGGCGCTCGACCGGGCGATCAAGGCGGTCAAGCCCGGCCGCCGGGTCAACATCATCGGACGCGTCATCGAGGCCTACGCCAAGCGCTTCGGCTACGGCGTCGTCCGCGACTTCACCGGCCACGGCATCGGCACCTCGTTCCACTCCGGCCTGATCATCCCCCACTACGACGACCCGCGCTTCGACGACGAGATCCGCGTCGGGATGACCTTCACGATCGAGCCGATGCTCAACCTCGGCACCCCCGACTACGACATGTGGGACGACGGCTGGACCGTGGTCACCCAGGACGGGCGGCGCTCCGCCCAGTTCGAGCACACGCTCCTCGTCACCGCGGATGGCGCCGAGGTCCTGACCCACCCCTAG
- a CDS encoding nuclease-related domain-containing protein codes for MSEGANEKRMKLRYAGVCRVCDAELAARVEAIYERFTRTVRCLDCSPAADAISRSSVVEVRPQRASRPHSDAIDPGTPGASARREYERRQARREARIREKHPKLGGLILAVADEPQSTKSWDTGAIGEERLGEKLNDLASDSIRILHDRRIPGTRANIDHIALTPSGVYVIDPKRYAGRPTLEIEGGLLRPRTEKLLVGGRDRTKLVDGVLNQVGLVRAIVGDDVPVVGVLCFIDADWPLIGGSFTTRGVEVLWPRKLYPRLAAPTPSQVDLDALHRALAAALPPA; via the coding sequence GTGTCCGAAGGCGCCAACGAGAAGCGGATGAAGCTCCGTTACGCCGGCGTCTGCCGGGTCTGCGATGCCGAGCTGGCGGCCAGGGTAGAGGCGATCTACGAGCGGTTCACCAGGACTGTGCGCTGCCTCGACTGCTCCCCCGCCGCCGACGCCATCTCCCGGTCATCGGTGGTTGAGGTGCGACCGCAGCGAGCCTCGAGACCACACTCGGATGCCATCGACCCCGGCACCCCCGGCGCCTCAGCCCGGCGCGAGTACGAACGCCGCCAAGCCAGGCGCGAAGCCCGGATCCGCGAGAAGCACCCCAAGCTCGGCGGCCTCATCCTCGCCGTCGCCGACGAACCGCAGTCAACGAAGTCCTGGGACACCGGCGCCATCGGCGAGGAACGACTCGGCGAGAAGCTCAACGATCTCGCCTCCGACAGCATCCGCATCCTTCACGACCGCCGCATCCCCGGCACACGAGCCAACATCGACCACATAGCCCTCACGCCAAGCGGCGTCTACGTCATCGACCCCAAGCGCTACGCGGGTCGTCCCACGCTCGAGATTGAGGGTGGCCTCCTCCGTCCGCGCACGGAGAAACTGCTCGTCGGTGGCCGGGATCGCACCAAGCTCGTCGACGGCGTCCTCAACCAGGTCGGTCTCGTGCGTGCCATCGTTGGTGACGACGTTCCTGTCGTCGGCGTCCTCTGCTTCATCGATGCTGATTGGCCGCTGATCGGAGGATCCTTCACGACCCGCGGAGTGGAGGTCCTGTGGCCAAGAAAGCTCTACCCGCGTTTGGCTGCGCCGACGCCATCCCAGGTCGACCTCGACGCTCTGCATCGAGCGTTAGCCGCAGCCCTTCCCCCGGCCTAG
- a CDS encoding DEAD/DEAH box helicase family protein: MSYFSTLELNLNDDVMRELRPGQAGAIRAMQAYAIARSDTAALISLPTGYGKSELIALAPAIFRADRTLVVAPSRIVRDMLAHRIREQEHLRRTGIVDPEAPRPKVLRRHRVIATAAAWDGLRDADLIVAHPQAISPALSSVVDPPDPKLIDLIIFDEAHHLASQTWSALLDAFPYADAIGFSATPFRRDRRRLPGRVVFEYPLYRAVQDGLFAPIQYREVAAGPDAAERDRAVAQAAIDEHRRRETTRSGVARLLVRADSVERATDLARLYKELDSGITLEVITHQTTDKSVREAVTRLNNGESDGVSFVGVLGEGFDLPTLKIAAYHNPHRSLPVTIQFAGRIARAGDEKESAIMIAAAAAHPEIVAELHRDNQRWDKLIDGLAREFARQPTPLWSASDADTHSLVEVFTDDNFRAFGLCQVAELDTVPGSEEIARAFETDRAFKASSTNANDSARVLAVIERRDLNTFGVLFERRHDLPWLRSTPDSYTETNYLALAVIPRDVTGAWLCVRSTLPDGLTAAVLDGVIGERRAPRGTSLARFATAEFASGNYTSLGQRSVHPATAGVKTYQTGAGRQVDRSVTPDDRFLTAVGHAIAVQSAGADSSQVGIAFDKQKVWRQGYLSLEAYHGLATEVAHALDRGHTPAALAQLRIPGTALSATAAPIAAELDVALDPTYSAELRVDERSCPIRHLQVAASRKRGGSIKLLLKGTVGASFKATVVIDPDGRVTSAEGTIIDQGRDVAFEDALRDKPPAIYFDDGSFLRGPGGHVAPNSDQDLFFAVGASTLELDSAPYMKLGASNQVLTIDDTISALPEKGGTRPDDILANAADLSSSPTVSLLQYASRQVDLEGADFIFCDDARGEKADIIAGWHSYGLTGTPHLRLIHCKAKKATDQPGARLPDLEEVVQQTLRSLDFVLAPASALVDQLEHRATNRPRRYVKGDAVTFRNILNADPISRTNEIWIMHPGMSAAALRAASPARKLLGGIRARLATSAVSLTLVGSE, from the coding sequence ATGAGCTACTTCAGCACGCTCGAGTTGAATCTCAACGACGACGTAATGCGCGAACTTCGGCCGGGTCAAGCCGGTGCCATACGAGCCATGCAAGCGTACGCAATTGCGCGAAGCGACACCGCAGCCCTCATTTCACTTCCAACCGGCTACGGCAAGAGTGAACTAATCGCCCTTGCGCCCGCAATCTTTCGCGCCGATCGCACACTGGTCGTCGCTCCGTCTCGAATCGTTCGCGACATGCTTGCGCACCGGATCCGCGAGCAAGAGCACTTGCGCCGTACTGGAATTGTTGATCCGGAGGCGCCACGCCCAAAGGTGCTACGCCGCCATCGAGTGATTGCCACGGCGGCCGCATGGGATGGCCTACGCGATGCCGACCTGATCGTTGCCCACCCTCAAGCCATTAGTCCGGCACTGAGCTCGGTGGTCGATCCGCCAGATCCCAAACTGATAGACCTCATCATCTTTGATGAAGCTCATCACTTAGCATCCCAAACTTGGTCTGCTCTCCTCGACGCCTTTCCTTATGCCGACGCCATTGGTTTCTCTGCAACACCGTTTAGGCGCGATCGTCGACGGTTGCCTGGACGAGTCGTGTTCGAGTATCCGCTCTACCGCGCCGTCCAGGACGGGCTGTTTGCGCCAATCCAGTACCGCGAAGTCGCCGCGGGACCCGACGCCGCTGAGCGAGATCGCGCGGTGGCGCAGGCGGCGATTGACGAGCACCGAAGACGAGAGACGACTCGATCTGGAGTGGCACGCCTCCTCGTAAGAGCAGACTCTGTTGAGCGAGCGACCGACCTTGCCCGCCTCTACAAGGAGCTCGACTCGGGCATCACCCTCGAGGTGATCACACACCAAACGACCGACAAGTCAGTGCGCGAAGCGGTGACTCGGCTAAACAACGGTGAGAGCGACGGGGTGTCCTTCGTTGGGGTGCTCGGGGAAGGCTTCGACCTTCCAACACTAAAGATCGCGGCGTACCACAATCCGCACCGGTCGCTACCCGTGACCATCCAGTTTGCGGGACGCATAGCAAGAGCCGGCGACGAAAAGGAGTCCGCCATTATGATCGCCGCTGCGGCGGCCCATCCGGAAATCGTTGCTGAACTCCACCGCGACAACCAGCGCTGGGACAAGCTCATAGACGGTCTGGCGCGCGAGTTCGCGCGCCAGCCGACACCTCTATGGTCTGCCTCTGACGCTGACACACACTCGCTCGTCGAGGTCTTCACGGACGACAATTTTCGAGCGTTCGGGCTCTGCCAGGTTGCCGAGCTCGATACCGTGCCTGGATCGGAGGAGATAGCTCGGGCATTCGAAACGGATCGCGCATTCAAAGCGTCCTCAACGAATGCAAACGACTCCGCCCGTGTCCTTGCAGTCATCGAACGACGAGATCTCAACACCTTCGGCGTGCTTTTCGAAAGACGGCACGACCTACCTTGGCTACGCAGCACCCCGGACTCCTACACGGAAACCAACTACCTCGCACTCGCAGTGATCCCGAGAGATGTGACCGGCGCTTGGTTGTGCGTTCGCTCTACGCTTCCCGACGGGCTCACTGCAGCAGTGCTCGATGGCGTCATTGGCGAACGGCGCGCTCCACGAGGCACATCCTTGGCGCGGTTCGCTACAGCCGAGTTCGCCTCCGGCAACTACACCTCGCTTGGGCAGCGCTCCGTCCATCCCGCGACGGCCGGTGTCAAGACGTACCAGACTGGTGCCGGGCGCCAGGTCGATCGCTCCGTCACGCCTGACGACCGATTTCTAACCGCCGTCGGCCATGCGATCGCCGTGCAGAGCGCCGGTGCCGATTCGAGCCAAGTCGGCATTGCGTTCGACAAGCAGAAGGTTTGGCGTCAGGGCTACCTCAGCCTCGAGGCATACCACGGACTAGCAACGGAGGTCGCACACGCGCTCGACCGCGGCCATACTCCCGCGGCCCTCGCTCAACTACGCATCCCGGGTACGGCTCTATCGGCAACGGCCGCCCCGATCGCGGCTGAGCTCGACGTGGCCCTTGACCCGACTTATTCCGCCGAGCTCCGCGTTGATGAGCGGTCCTGCCCTATACGACACCTTCAGGTTGCCGCCTCCCGAAAGCGTGGTGGATCAATCAAATTGCTTCTCAAGGGAACGGTCGGTGCGTCGTTTAAGGCCACCGTCGTGATTGATCCCGATGGCCGAGTGACATCGGCAGAGGGAACTATCATCGACCAAGGCCGCGACGTCGCGTTTGAAGACGCTCTTCGAGACAAGCCTCCTGCCATCTACTTCGACGACGGGAGCTTCCTCCGCGGTCCCGGCGGCCACGTTGCACCCAACTCCGATCAAGACCTCTTTTTCGCGGTCGGCGCTTCGACACTGGAGCTCGACAGCGCGCCGTATATGAAACTCGGCGCCAGTAACCAGGTCCTTACGATTGACGACACGATCTCCGCGCTCCCTGAGAAGGGCGGCACTAGGCCGGACGACATTCTCGCCAACGCGGCGGACCTATCGAGCTCACCGACGGTTTCCTTGCTCCAGTACGCCTCGAGGCAAGTTGATCTTGAGGGTGCTGACTTCATCTTTTGCGATGACGCCCGAGGCGAGAAAGCAGACATCATCGCCGGCTGGCATAGCTACGGGCTCACAGGCACGCCCCACCTTCGCCTGATCCACTGCAAAGCCAAGAAGGCGACCGACCAACCTGGTGCGCGCCTGCCCGACCTTGAAGAAGTTGTCCAACAGACGCTGCGCTCCTTGGACTTCGTGCTGGCCCCCGCTTCCGCCCTCGTTGACCAGCTCGAACACAGAGCCACGAATCGTCCACGCCGGTACGTCAAGGGTGACGCAGTCACGTTCCGCAACATCCTCAACGCCGACCCAATCAGTCGGACCAACGAGATTTGGATCATGCACCCGGGCATGTCGGCCGCGGCGCTGCGCGCGGCGTCTCCGGCCCGCAAATTGCTTGGAGGGATCCGAGCCCGGCTCGCCACCTCTGCCGTCAGTCTTACACTCGTCGGCAGCGAGTGA